In Clostridium sp. DL-VIII, the following proteins share a genomic window:
- a CDS encoding radical SAM protein, with protein sequence MNILLTFVPAMVAKKKFELWEAPPMALYVLETVLRHAGNNVKIVDPSEYLELNGEEELPQKSFELLSEKLEGIDLVAFSVNTFNWGISKIIINNLSKEFPNLLIALGGLHPTIFDEYALNTTGAHFVMRGEGEKTFPELVSCLEKGESLDYIENLSYKKNGRIKINKSAKSLPVEFLETCEQPDYSLMYQKGVYKVYPVESSRGCAFSCVFCSIPHRNNWRGYSPENVVDRVDNLVENIINLEDIDHVLFVDDCFSIDTKRAAKIFHRLFEKYGTKIKYFIEVRVSNIIKGDLFYNIPKDMISGMQIGVECGYDEGLKLVGKGITVAQLCKSLEIMHITSFANKIFLSFIIGFPWEDEADINKTLDTVQYIAQRYKVVCNLNWLLMLPSDLWSQREKYNIDVDETIYDDPLWVSSKEIFYKVHPKISKDEVKRVEERIIKLTKLSHSLVLFKKLELE encoded by the coding sequence ATGAATATTTTATTAACTTTTGTTCCAGCAATGGTTGCAAAAAAAAAATTTGAACTTTGGGAAGCACCTCCAATGGCTTTATATGTTTTAGAGACTGTTTTAAGACATGCTGGTAACAATGTGAAAATTGTAGATCCTTCTGAATATCTAGAGCTTAATGGAGAAGAGGAGCTACCACAAAAAAGTTTTGAGTTATTATCAGAAAAGCTTGAGGGTATAGATTTGGTAGCATTTTCAGTTAATACATTTAATTGGGGAATATCAAAAATAATTATTAATAATTTATCAAAGGAATTCCCTAATTTATTAATAGCATTAGGTGGTTTGCATCCAACAATTTTTGATGAATATGCACTAAATACAACAGGGGCACATTTTGTTATGAGAGGTGAAGGTGAAAAGACATTTCCTGAGCTAGTAAGCTGTCTAGAAAAAGGTGAATCACTAGATTATATAGAAAATCTGTCATATAAAAAAAATGGTAGGATCAAGATAAATAAATCAGCGAAAAGTTTGCCAGTAGAATTCCTAGAAACTTGTGAACAGCCAGATTATTCATTGATGTATCAAAAAGGAGTATATAAAGTTTACCCGGTTGAATCCTCAAGAGGATGTGCATTTAGTTGCGTATTTTGTTCAATTCCACATAGGAATAATTGGAGAGGGTATTCGCCTGAAAACGTAGTTGATAGGGTTGATAACTTAGTGGAGAATATAATAAATTTAGAAGATATTGACCACGTTTTATTTGTAGATGATTGTTTTTCGATAGATACGAAAAGAGCAGCTAAAATATTTCATAGATTATTTGAGAAATATGGAACAAAAATAAAGTACTTTATAGAAGTTAGGGTATCGAATATTATTAAAGGCGATTTATTTTATAATATTCCTAAAGATATGATTTCTGGAATGCAAATTGGGGTTGAATGTGGATATGATGAGGGACTTAAGTTAGTAGGAAAAGGCATTACAGTAGCACAGCTTTGTAAATCACTTGAAATTATGCATATAACTAGTTTTGCAAATAAGATTTTCTTATCTTTCATAATTGGATTCCCATGGGAGGATGAAGCAGATATTAATAAGACATTAGATACTGTTCAATATATAGCTCAAAGGTATAAAGTAGTTTGTAATTTAAATTGGCTTTTAATGTTACCATCAGATTTATGGAGTCAAAGAGAAAAATATAACATTGATGTGGATGAGACAATATATGATGATCCTTTATGGGTTAGTAGTAAAGAAATATTTTACAAAGTACATCCTAAGATTTCAAAGGATGAAGTAAAAAGAGTTGAAGAACGTATTATAAAATTAACAAAATTGA
- a CDS encoding PqqD family protein: MEYKQFLDKLKDKDLNNYYPIFQKEKIVVDEKNCNYQLVLSNYDVIYLSEVAYEILKYCNGENSISEIIDILFNIYDVEKINLKNDILITFYELWNNTVVEWKDKKNIFSSLYMYSPKIGVEYKVPIFQEIIKRLKDEHSRYIFNSHYNKLVKFSKPYLEKGIKFLGTLYFDCYDNDKLKFSIAYTPVYSYLTGKELLGFNIEYILILDDDIEFVKENLGELLKWSMTFINLNSLKARTDRLFFQIELSSENGKIDFLSSLGFSKNQCNKGRNIIMEKLIKY; this comes from the coding sequence ATGGAATATAAGCAATTTTTAGATAAGTTAAAAGATAAAGATTTAAATAATTATTATCCTATATTTCAAAAGGAAAAAATTGTAGTTGATGAAAAGAATTGTAACTATCAATTAGTTTTATCTAATTATGATGTTATTTACTTAAGTGAGGTTGCTTATGAAATTCTAAAATATTGTAATGGAGAAAATTCAATAAGCGAAATTATAGATATACTATTTAATATATATGATGTTGAAAAGATTAATTTGAAAAATGATATTCTAATAACTTTTTATGAGTTATGGAATAATACGGTAGTTGAGTGGAAGGATAAGAAAAATATTTTTAGTTCTTTATATATGTATTCCCCTAAGATAGGTGTTGAGTATAAAGTTCCAATATTTCAAGAAATAATTAAAAGATTAAAAGATGAGCATAGTAGATATATATTTAATTCTCATTATAATAAACTTGTTAAGTTTAGTAAACCTTATTTAGAAAAAGGAATTAAATTTTTAGGAACATTATATTTTGATTGTTATGATAATGACAAGTTAAAATTTTCAATAGCATATACACCAGTATACTCTTATCTAACAGGTAAAGAACTTTTAGGCTTTAATATAGAATATATTCTCATTTTAGATGATGATATAGAATTTGTAAAAGAAAACTTAGGAGAATTATTAAAATGGAGTATGACATTTATTAACCTTAATAGCTTAAAAGCAAGAACTGATAGATTGTTTTTCCAAATAGAGTTGTCAAGTGAAAATGGAAAAATAGATTTCCTTAGTTCATTAGGATTTAGTAAAAATCAATGTAATAAGGGAAGAAATATAATTATGGAAAAGTTAATCAAATACTAG
- a CDS encoding radical SAM protein, translating into MKLIKSAQIDITYKCNFRCKHCFNSSGEHNNGLIEMTEDQIIKNVNEFLELGVDSLCCCGGEALLRKDIVYKVGKTVKNYNDQINVALVSNGYLIDEEVAYNLAENGIKSVQISIDGANSEEHDWMRNMPGSYERAIQAVDNLVKNGINVETAFVPTEKNIKDLGNAIDNAYNLGISNFRIQPAMSLGRAKKNLNDYLLDYNGFIKYKSILDKKKIQYINQNFTIEWGDPLEHLRFIDGVKKSNIHVAVNAYGDILISPYLPIAFGNVKKASIKQYMDAGLKDVWDNEFLKAIISKIHSVDDMDLSRIGLPEIYLDKNIDLDLLNDNYEEKTKKLLLELGW; encoded by the coding sequence ATGAAGTTAATTAAATCGGCACAAATTGATATAACATATAAATGTAATTTTAGATGTAAACACTGTTTTAATTCAAGTGGTGAACATAATAATGGTTTAATAGAAATGACAGAAGACCAAATAATAAAAAATGTTAATGAATTTTTAGAATTGGGAGTCGATTCTTTATGTTGTTGTGGTGGAGAAGCACTTCTAAGAAAAGATATTGTTTACAAAGTGGGGAAAACTGTTAAAAATTATAATGATCAAATAAATGTAGCCCTAGTATCTAATGGGTATCTAATAGATGAAGAAGTGGCTTACAATTTAGCTGAGAATGGTATAAAAAGTGTACAAATTAGTATTGATGGCGCTAACTCTGAAGAACATGATTGGATGAGAAATATGCCAGGAAGTTATGAAAGAGCAATACAAGCAGTTGATAATTTGGTTAAAAATGGAATTAATGTGGAAACTGCATTTGTTCCAACGGAAAAAAATATAAAAGATCTGGGCAATGCTATAGATAACGCATATAATTTGGGAATTTCAAATTTTAGGATACAGCCAGCTATGTCTTTAGGAAGAGCTAAGAAAAATTTAAATGATTATCTTTTAGATTATAATGGCTTTATTAAATATAAAAGTATATTAGATAAAAAGAAGATTCAATATATAAATCAAAACTTTACCATTGAATGGGGAGATCCATTAGAGCACTTAAGATTTATTGATGGAGTAAAAAAATCTAACATTCATGTTGCAGTTAATGCATATGGAGATATTTTAATATCACCATATTTACCAATAGCATTTGGAAATGTAAAGAAAGCTTCTATAAAACAATATATGGATGCTGGATTAAAAGATGTATGGGATAATGAATTTTTAAAAGCTATTATATCTAAAATTCATTCAGTAGATGATATGGATTTAAGTCGTATTGGATTACCTGAAATTTACCTTGATAAAAATATAGATTTGGATTTATTAAATGATAACTATGAAGAAAAAACAAAGAAATTACTGTTAGAGTTGGGGTGGTGA